Below is a window of Neodiprion virginianus isolate iyNeoVirg1 chromosome 4, iyNeoVirg1.1, whole genome shotgun sequence DNA.
TGAGATACTTGAaggtaaaatataaaatagtTGTACTATACCTATATAGTTATAATCGATAGTCAACGACTTGGTCACTTTTCGCAAATGACATTATTAATTGATGGATTAATACGTCGTCAGGTTAAGCTGAGAAAGAGTGatatgaaatgtgaaacatgGTAAGCTGTACATATAGGGATAATTTGGCCTCACATTTACACACGCGCATGCATGTATCAGCCAACGTGGTGGCCGCGGCAGTGGCTGAATATAGTACATGTCTAGTGTAGATACCAGCTGTAGATGCAGCTGGTTATATAGTTCGAGTTTCAGTTTGagaatcaattatttgcgGTCAGCGATTAAACCGAGGACGCAACCACGCTCCAAGTTTCATGTGCAGCCAGTTGCTGGGTCTTATCGTTAACCATTTGCAATTTGCGATATTATTCTGCACGCGGGAATTTGATAACAAATAACGGTTTCGTAATACACTATGTGCCACCTTCGCGAAGCTGTGTCCTCTTCTGCTACGTTGAACGTACATGCATACCTAATGTGTAATCTTAAAAAACGTGATGAAAATCAGTTGGTATAAAGTCATGTTGCACCTATTTTTGCAACTGGTTCAGGTATATCCCAGCCGGATATGCAAACGCTTTAGCGTGATTTTAGATGAAACAGAGCACTACCCAATGATAGTCGGCTGCAGAAATTCGAATTGATAATTTCTGGAAATCGATAACAATGATTATTTTTGGGGAAATATAAAACAATGATCATAGTGAtcaatttattcgtttatttctcGTCGTATAACATTCATATTAAGCCGCACGGgttattgtgaaaaatgaaatctaTCGAGTACACATCTAGGCACAACCAGATTGGTACCAACAGTTTCTCTATACGGCGATGAATACAGTTTTAACTTAATTGTATCGTTTAAGGGTCAGTCTTCGAGCCGGTTTAAATACCTGAAtagtttattaaaaatttccagaTGTCCGATGATCACTTAAATTCGTCATATGGGCACGCGGGTCACGAAGGACACACGATGGGGCACGCGGGTCACGAAGGACACATGATGGGGCATGCGGGAGGCGGAGGTCACAGCGGCAGCATGGAGCACGTAGGAGCATCCAGTGGATCATCCGCGGAAGCCTGCAGCGGTCACGGGATGCACGGAATGATGGTAATACAAGACCGAGATTTAATCATGATGTACTAATCTCGTGTTCGGTGTTTTACGAGACGCCTCTAACGATAAGCCAATAAATCTGGATCGTCCCAGATGGCGTTTCACGGTGGTTACTGCGAGACGGTTCTGTTCGACTCGTGGAAGGTCTCTTCGATCGGAAGCCTGGTGGGATCGAtgataggtataataataatggccGCACTTTACGAGGGTCTCAAATATTACCGGGAATATCTGTTCTGGAGGACGTACAACGCTTTGCAGTATCGAAGCGTTTCCATGCCGCAGGAGAAGAACGTTGTTTCCGAAGACAACAGGGTTGTACAGTGAGTATTCCGCATCTCATATGCTACGCAATGTGTTGCTTACCCTCACCCATCACCTGATGTTCTCCTTCCCAACTccttgtaattaattttaagaCACAACTCTGACCGAATAATATAAAGTAAACGACATAATCGGAGTGCAGCGAGACTTCCCTCGTTGTGTTATGATACCACGTATAAAGACCATCATCGACGTTCACTGATTATCGGATGTAGCAAATCAATTAACCCCCCCCCCATAATCACGAGACCTCAACCTTTTGCCTCTTACCTACAATGAAAATTGCCGTATAGACATTCGTAAAGAGTTTGTCGCGATGCGAATTCAccgttttagttttttttatgtttttctttttagtatGGTCGGAGAGGTGATACACAAGCAACCGTAAGTAACCGATCTAACGGTCGATTCTTCGCAACTTTTCCTCCTATCGTTGGAAATGTGTTTTAACACCTCGCACGACTAATAACGATTATCTCGATATATGTCTAACCGTCTTTCTTTCTTATCCCCGTCCCGAGTGCACGAATACACTGTGTCTTCTTAATTCGTATCCTTATTCCGTTGCACAATCTAAACTAGTTTTAGCTGCACCGAACAACCATTAACTGCAAGGGCTAAACAGTATTCCCTATATTTATTCACTAACGGCTGCTAAATCACTggaaaatacaataaatttgtCGATCATCGACCACCGCGGATTCGTCTGTGAAGCATGCCTCAACAATTTCCGCGTTTTCGTTAACAGCACGGCCGCATGAGAAGCTTTATACCTTCATAGCTATTATACCTAGAATCTTCTTTTCCAAACGTCTCATGCTCGCAAATATACGGTATGAGTCTCggtatgttaaaaattaatttcgctTTATTCGCAGGCCAACAATGCTCTCCTGGATGCACACCTTTCAAACGTTCCTTCACATCGTGCAAATAATTATATCGTATTTCTTAATGCTGATATTCATGACGTACAACGTTTGGTTGTGCTTTGCCGTTGTTCTTGGTGCCGCCGTTGGCTACTTCCTTTTTGGATGGAAAAAATCCGTTATTGTTGACGTTACGGAACACTGTCACTGAGTCGCAGTAGGTATTCCTATACTGACCGTAAAATTGACAGGCACAATCATCCCAAGTAATATACGCATAgcattattgttgttgttgttgttgttgttgatattattattattattattattattattattttatgagtcgtttaaaaattcaaaaattgaaatattaaaaaaaaaaaaaaaaaaaaaaaattattttataccgaGGAAATATTGTATtgactataattatattactgTTCAACAACAGATTTTAGTGACTTCCATGAAACATCATATAGTTATCAAAAAtactaattataaaattataacgataGGTTGTTGCCAGTGATATGCGGTGAACTACTAATATTTTTCgggtttctaatttttttccaatacagtaataattcatttcgCGGCATGAAAAATCTCTTTCGGTTATAtcggtaattaatttttggtAGAAAACATTTCTCAAACAGTTGGTGAAACTCGAAaacaatattatacctacgttaAATACGTATTTAGActtaagaatttaaaaaaaccgCTACTTTTTAAATTGAcctatatttataatttattaatcatATGTACATATGGTTGATACTACTACCTATATATCGccaatatattaatattgtattataataagGTGTGAATCTGTGATTCGGAAATAAGGCTATGCGAGTCTTTTTTTCGCATCCtcatttttatcgatttcCCTCGCCTCGCGTGCAATCTGTGAGAAGATTTTTCAACAGACAACGCAAAATATGTAAGATATCAGATTCTATGTTCTACATATGAAAGACAtgaacttttcaataaattagCAACACAATAACTCATCTGTTGTATGTATTTCGATTGTAGTGTATTAAAATATGATTAAGGAtgcgaaataatttcaatgattGCAGGTATATACGTGAtatttctaattaaaaacaaaaaaagaaagaaggcAAAAGATTTACGTAAAATATTGTGTAATCGTATGggtaatttgaagaaaaacgacAAGAAACGTCGAGATCCATTTATTTTTGCGGTAATAACGTGTGGTGAATTAACTATAACCCATCGGTatagaaaatgtaaaatagaaCAATAACTAATCATTACGGTAAACGCTACGTCGAGTAGAGAGATGCGGTGCTTCTATTTACGGGGAGTAACTCTGGCCCAAAAGTCTTTCGGACTCGTAGCGAATCCTGGAATCCGATCCTCCAAGGACGACGGCTCGCTCTCGATGAAAGAGAAGTCGAAATTCTGGACAAGGGTACTGAAGGtgaggaataaaaattgtcttGCGAATGTCTCGCCGGCGCAAAGTCGTCCCCCTAGATTACGATGCGGAGAATATGATGATCATGTACTAATTATCAGTTGTCGCTCTCGACAAGTTTGATTGTCCGTAGAGTGAATACGGAAATGAAATACTCGTATACTCACCTGCGCCGAACGGCAAAGAGCGGTCCTTCCCCATGTGGCCGTCCTCGGTCAGGAATCGCTCGGGACGAACTTCTTCTGGATCACCCCACATCTCTGGATCGTGATGCATGGAGTAGAGGTCGGTTACCAGAACTGCGTTCTTTGGGACGTCGAAACCGTCTAGCGTACCCCTTTCCGTCGCCCTGTGAGCTACCGACCAAGGTGTCATCGTCTCCACTCTCATAACTTCACGGATCGTTGCTTCGACGTAGGGAAGACTGAAACGAGGAGGAGAAGCACAAGACAcgtgtgtaaaatataaagGACACGACTGAGGATTTATCTTGATAGTTGAATTAGTGAACAAAAATGAACCCACTTTACTCTGTCGTTCAACGTGATTAGCCGATCCCTGCCGATCACCGTATCGATCTGCTTTTGAACTTTCTCCATGATGTGAGGATGGTGCATCATGTACTTGATTATGATCGTCACGGCCCACGGGTTAGCTGTTAACGCTGGAAAAATCAGGTCCGTACCCAGCATGAGGACCTGCTCTTCGGTGATTGTCGGAAATCCTTCCTCGTCCTTCAGTCTTTTAATACACGTGTCGAGGAAGCCTCTTTCGGCATCGCCGATAAACGACGCCTCGTTCGTTCCGAAGCATTTCTGGATTTTTATGTGACAAGAATCGTACGAAGATGGTTAATAAAcctcacgaaaaaaaaaccgaactCATGCTTAAATTctcataagaaaaaaattgagagcgcgaatttacacccaagttGAGGGCTTATTTAAGTGAAGGCGTCGGCTGACGTGACGTAAAAACTTACTTTGATAAAGTTTGTTATCCCCGTCGACCCTTCGATGAATCCGGGATAAGAAAACCCGTGAGCGAAGTGGCGAATCCAAGGAGTGACCAATATCGCACCTCCGGTCGTGTCACtgtttctttgaaattttgcggCGGCCCTTGACACGACTCGCAGCTTCTCGTGATCAGTTCTCGGTAAACGTTCCCCGGTGAATATCGTCAGAAAGAAATTGGCTGCTGTTGGATAGAGGATATCTGGAAAACGGACCATGTTGCCGTCCTTGAGCACCTTCTGCAACGTCGAAACAAGAGGATTTACCAAGTGTTTTGCGCATATCGCGAATTTCGTGAAAAACCGCGGCTCCGATTCTGATTTCTTTACAGCCGTTGAGAAAACATTTTCACCAGTGTAAAGAAAATCACAATCAGGCGCCCGGATCATCGTTCAGCTCTCTATAATTCTTACCCGCTCGTTCTCGTTGGCGGGACCACTTTTTAAGGTGTCAAGCAGCACACCCAGCTCCTCCGCAAAATCGCTCTCAGTCTTGTCCATTCGTCGTCCGAACCCGAATTCCCTCATATACCTGAGGGCAAACCTCCTTTGCTCTCTCCATTTGTCACCATCGGTGAAAAAGATGCCTGCATGAAAGCGGGGAAATCCTTCTTTTATCAATATGCAAAGCATTAAAAGTCTATGCAACTATGCAGCACGGCGTTCTTACTACGGATTAGGAGTCTATTATTATACGCTTATCAATTCTTAAATCATTGTTTTGATATTATGCagtcaaataaataatcgcCAGGTGGACCTAAGGTAATTGGTGATTCTTGAATTACGTTGTATTGCATGGTATAAGTCGCGCGATACGGAGAACCTGTGACATTTCACGAAGAAGATAATTTAATCCTTCATTTTGTCATTTTGATCTCGTAATTTGTTATCCCGCGAATTACTGCAAGCATAATAACGAATAGGACGTGGGTGTAAAGTGTTGCGGAAAGCCATTcatgttgaaatttcaatgcGTTGAATCAGATTATCTGCCTGTTGGGGTCAATTGAATCGAGAATGAAACGAATTGCGTTGCAAAGATAACTAGGGAAAAACAAATGGGATAACAATTTCTATTAGTAACAACCATGTTGCGAATTTATGCGTCGTATTGTATTCTTCGTCGTTTGTTAAATTTACCACTGCATTCGacttcatcaattttatctcAAATATCACATTTTCGGATGTCCTTGCAACGTGTAATTTTTcgatataattttaatttaatttctcaATGTTTGAATTGATATTTAATCAACACAATTTCCAAATCCtgcaattcaaatttcatgacaCGAATAATATTAGAGTGGCGATGTATACTAAaataaagatttgaaaaagGGTTTCTCGCGCTGATGAGTTGCAGACTGCAATTGCGACGTAATAATACATCCCACGACACATTACAACGGCATTAATgaagtataataaaattcaattccattACTTTGCAGCTAGGTTgcttatgaaatatttttaatgtgcaAAACTCGGAGCAGATGTCAATTTtaagattttattatttttgtttttttctgcCAGCTATTACAGGAGAAGAAAGTACCAACGATTGCTAACTCTTTATAATTGCGGAAAGAGTCTCGTACGATCAgatattgttaattttcatccaactatacgtatactgacctaatttttttccaaaagcTCTCGACGTAAATATGAAAGCATCGGTCAATCTTCCGTCGTATTCTTTCTTCGTGAGCAGTTCCTTGATACTATTGTAGTTCGTCGCAACTAACGTGTAATAATCGCCCAGCCAGCATCCTACCACTTTGGATTTGTACTTTTTGGCGTAATAGTGGATCGTTTTGTGAGGAAAATTGTAGTTTCCCCAAAGAAGGAGCCAATAGCTACCCCATATTGGGAACCGAGGTAAACCTGTGATAAAATAGATTGTAATATTCGGCAAAATGAAAGAATCACTTGAATTCGGAGGCGTGCGAATAGTTTAAATTCTTTCTGCATCCTTTTACCTGGAGGTGCATTTGCTAAAGGTTTACCGAATACGAAATTATAGAACTTATTTAATATAACGAcgagcaaaattaataataatgccaACACCACAGGCATTATGGAACGGAACGTGCTTCTCCCGATGCCGCAGAGCGAATTAATTAGATTAGCCTCAAACCGAGGACGTTATTATATGCTATTTATATATTTGTGGATGATAATACTTACGGGTTGCGCACTTTACTTATCTACCAACATTTACATCTCAATGTGATAGAGGAATCGTGATGATTGTAATTGCAAGATCTAGGTATCATGTCATGTCGCGTGTCTAATGGTATAAGGACGTATGCGTCAAAAAGGCGAATTTGGTGGTAAAAGGTGGTAAGATATATACATTTTCTAACACTGTGTGGGTTATTATATGTTTGATATATATGTTTGACTCTTTCTATAACGCCTCAAGTTTTCGTGTTACACAtcattttactcctcataTAATTTCCATACCGGGTCCTATAA
It encodes the following:
- the LOC124302229 gene encoding high affinity copper uptake protein 1-like isoform X3, yielding MTMSDDHLNSSYGHAGHEGHTMGHAGHEGHMMGHAGGGGHSGSMEHVGASSGSSAEACSGHGMHGMMMAFHGGYCETVLFDSWKVSSIGSLVGSMIGIIIMAALYEGLKYYREYLFWRTYNALQYRSVSMPQEKNVVSEDNRVVHMVGEVIHKQPPTMLSWMHTFQTFLHIVQIIISYFLMLIFMTYNVWLCFAVVLGAAVGYFLFGWKKSVIVDVTEHCH
- the LOC124302214 gene encoding probable cytochrome P450 304a1 codes for the protein MPVVLALLLILLVVILNKFYNFVFGKPLANAPPGLPRFPIWGSYWLLLWGNYNFPHKTIHYYAKKYKSKVVGCWLGDYYTLVATNYNSIKELLTKKEYDGRLTDAFIFTSRAFGKKLGIFFTDGDKWREQRRFALRYMREFGFGRRMDKTESDFAEELGVLLDTLKSGPANENERKVLKDGNMVRFPDILYPTAANFFLTIFTGERLPRTDHEKLRVVSRAAAKFQRNSDTTGGAILVTPWIRHFAHGFSYPGFIEGSTGITNFIKKCFGTNEASFIGDAERGFLDTCIKRLKDEEGFPTITEEQVLMLGTDLIFPALTANPWAVTIIIKYMMHHPHIMEKVQKQIDTVIGRDRLITLNDRVNLPYVEATIREVMRVETMTPWSVAHRATERGTLDGFDVPKNAVLVTDLYSMHHDPEMWGDPEEVRPERFLTEDGHMGKDRSLPFGAGGRLCAGETFARQFLFLTFSTLVQNFDFSFIESEPSSLEDRIPGFATSPKDFWARVTPRK
- the LOC124302229 gene encoding high affinity copper uptake protein 1-like isoform X1 — its product is MTMSDDHLNSSYGHAGHEGHTMGHAGHEGHMMGHAGGGGHSGSMEHVGASSGSSAEACSGHGMHGMMMAFHGGYCETVLFDSWKVSSIGSLVGSMIGIIIMAALYEGLKYYREYLFWRTYNALQYRSVSMPQEKNVVSEDNRVVHFFYVFLFSMVGEVIHKQPPTMLSWMHTFQTFLHIVQIIISYFLMLIFMTYNVWLCFAVVLGAAVGYFLFGWKKSVIVDVTEHCH
- the LOC124302229 gene encoding high affinity copper uptake protein 1-like isoform X5, with protein sequence MSDDHLNSSMGHAGHEGHMMGHAGGGGHSGSMEHVGASSGSSAEACSGHGMHGMMMAFHGGYCETVLFDSWKVSSIGSLVGSMIGIIIMAALYEGLKYYREYLFWRTYNALQYRSVSMPQEKNVVSEDNRVVHFFYVFLFSMVGEVIHKQPPTMLSWMHTFQTFLHIVQIIISYFLMLIFMTYNVWLCFAVVLGAAVGYFLFGWKKSVIVDVTEHCH
- the LOC124302229 gene encoding high affinity copper uptake protein 1-like isoform X6 is translated as MTMSDDHLNSSYGHAGHEGHTMGHAGHEGHMMGHAGGGGHSGSMEHVGASSGSSAEACSGHGMHGMMMAFHGGYCETVLFDSWKVSSIGSLVGSMIGIIIMAALYEGLKYYREYLFWRTYNALQYRSVSMPQEKNVVSEDNRVVQPTMLSWMHTFQTFLHIVQIIISYFLMLIFMTYNVWLCFAVVLGAAVGYFLFGWKKSVIVDVTEHCH
- the LOC124302229 gene encoding high affinity copper uptake protein 1-like isoform X2 gives rise to the protein MSDDHLNSSYGHAGHEGHTMGHAGHEGHMMGHAGGGGHSGSMEHVGASSGSSAEACSGHGMHGMMMAFHGGYCETVLFDSWKVSSIGSLVGSMIGIIIMAALYEGLKYYREYLFWRTYNALQYRSVSMPQEKNVVSEDNRVVHFFYVFLFSMVGEVIHKQPPTMLSWMHTFQTFLHIVQIIISYFLMLIFMTYNVWLCFAVVLGAAVGYFLFGWKKSVIVDVTEHCH
- the LOC124302229 gene encoding high affinity copper uptake protein 1-like isoform X4; the encoded protein is MTMSDDHLNSSMGHAGHEGHMMGHAGGGGHSGSMEHVGASSGSSAEACSGHGMHGMMMAFHGGYCETVLFDSWKVSSIGSLVGSMIGIIIMAALYEGLKYYREYLFWRTYNALQYRSVSMPQEKNVVSEDNRVVHFFYVFLFSMVGEVIHKQPPTMLSWMHTFQTFLHIVQIIISYFLMLIFMTYNVWLCFAVVLGAAVGYFLFGWKKSVIVDVTEHCH